The sequence TCGCCCTCACCCAGGCCATGTCCGACCTCGAAAACACGCAGGGGCGGCTGGTTTCCCTCCTGGACAATGCCCCGGTTGGCATCTTTTACTACGACCGCAGCCTGCACATTACCGATCTCAATAACCAGATGCTCAGGATGCTGCAGCTGACCGAACGCGAATCGCTCGTCGGCTATGATCTCAACAGCATTTCGGACAAGCGCATCCTGCCGGCACTGCAGCAGGTATTCGAAAATGCACAGGGACGCTATGAAGGGCCGTTCTACTCCTCGTTTTCGGAGGAGTCCTACTATATCGAGCTCTCAACCGTTCCCGTCACCGACAAAAAGCGGATGCACCAGGGGGCCGTCTGCTTTGTCAGGGACCTGACCCTGGAAAAAGAGGCCAAAGAGACAATCCGGCAGAACAGTTTTTACGACCCGTTGACCAAACTGCCCAACCGCAGCCTCATTACCGACCGTATCAAGCTCTCCATCGAGCAGAGCCGTCAGCACCACTTCCGTGCCGCCGTGCTCTTCATCGACCTCGACCACTACAAACATATCAATGACGACTACGGTCATTATATCGGCGATCAGCTGCTTTACCAGGTCAGCCAACGTGTGCTTAAACAGCTCCGGTCCGAAGACACCGTCGCACGCATCGGCGGCGACGAGTTCCTCGTCCTGCTCAACAGCCTGCCCTATGACTACACCGAAGCGGCAAGAGAGGCCACGGAGATCGCCGCCGGGCTGATCGACATCATCAACAGCCCGTTTACGATCGACGGAGAGACGGTAAGCGTTTCCGCCAGTATCGGTATCAATGTCTTCAGCGGGGAGGAGGACACCCTCCCTGCAACGGTGATCAAACGTGCCGACATCGCCATGTTCCAGGCCAAACGGACCGGCCGCCAGCATGCCGAGCTCTACCATGAGTCTTTCGAGAGTTCCCAGCACGAACTGCTTCAGATGGAAAAAGAGCTGCGCAGAGGGCTTGAAGAGAAGGAGTTCGAGCTCTACTACCAGCCCAAGGTGGCCATCGACAGCGAGAAGATCGCCCAGGTCGAAGCGCTCATCCGCTGGAACCATCCCGAAAAAGGGCTGGTGATGCCCGATGCGTTCATCCCCTATGCCGAAGAGAGCGGCCTGATCGTCAAACTCGGCGAGTGGGTGATGGAAGAGAGCATCAAACAGATCAAGCAGTGGCAGAAGAGCGGTGCGGCCAACGCCATCGAACGCGTCTCCATCAATGTCAGCTCCCACCAGTTCAACCAGCCCGATTTCGTCGACTATGTCCGTGCCCTGGTCGCGGGGAATGAGATCGCGCCGGATATGATCGAACTGGAGTTGACTGAAAGTGCCATGATCGACAATTCCCTCGGCGCCATCGACAAGGTCAAAGCCCTTGAAGCGTTCGGGGTGCATGTCGCCCTCGATGACTTCGGGACCGGCTACTCCTCGCTCTCCTATCTCAAACACCTCCCCGTCAGTGTCATCAAGATCGACCGTTCCTTCATCACCGATCTCAAACACAACGAGAATTCGATGATGATCGTCAAGACCATCATCGCCATCGCCAAAAGCATGGAACTGACCGTCGTCGCCGAAGGGGTTGAAACGGATGAGGAGCTGGAGATGCTCAAAACACTCGGCTGCGACTACTACCAGGGCTTCCTCTGCGAAAAAGCGCTGCCGGCGAAAAAACTCGAAGCGCTTATCAGTACGAGAGCGGGCAGCCTCAAAACCTTTCCTGCGGAAGAATCCCCCCTCCAAGTCACAGACACGCAGGACAATCAGGCGTGAGAGCATGCAATGCAAAAGGCATTCATCTTTAGGCGCTTAAATATTTTCCCCGTGCAGGGTTTCCAAGCCCCCTTTTAAAGGAGTTTGGGAACAATCTCCGCATGAATGCCCTTGCAACCATTTTCGAATACCACGACCGGACCAAGCACCACCCCAACCGCTATGCAGCATCGTTGGGCTATATGGACTGGGCGACACAGCCCGATCCCTACCGCCGCTTTGACGGGGCGAAGGGGATACCCCTTCCCCTTCCCTCCCCGCGGCCCGAACCGACCTATGCCGCTCTTTTTGAAGGGGTATCCTCCGAACCGTTGACATTGGAGAACCTCTCCGTCCTGCTGCGCTACAGCCTCGGGCTGGCGGCCATCAAATGCATCGGCAGCGACTGCTGGGCACTGCGCTGCAACGCCTCCAGCGGCAATCTCCATCCCACGGAAGGCTACGTCATCCTCCCCCCGATTGAAGGTGTCAGTACCCAAAGCGTTGTTGCCCATTATGCACCCATGACCCACAGCCTTGAAATCCTCCACACGTTCGATACTGATTTCTGGTCGGAAATGCCCGAGGGATCGCTACTGATGGGGCTCACCTCCATCGTCTGGCGCGAAGCGTGGAAGTACGGCGAGCGAGCCT is a genomic window of Sulfurimonas sp. HSL1-2 containing:
- a CDS encoding EAL domain-containing protein, producing the protein MRQFDFDKLKYLYGTVPVILVIHFFSVLLFSVIMWHYVDNLSLAVWVSVSVIVLLFRFYHYLLYSNSSDEELRAQSTLWLHRYYTYVLIGGGLWGSTALLLFPQHEILYQMVVVLFILGLTATALGIISASWELVVAYALLSFAPVIIRLAWMEDPLYQTIAYIVSALGILLIFSAKHFGAVIDNAIYSKFALTQAMSDLENTQGRLVSLLDNAPVGIFYYDRSLHITDLNNQMLRMLQLTERESLVGYDLNSISDKRILPALQQVFENAQGRYEGPFYSSFSEESYYIELSTVPVTDKKRMHQGAVCFVRDLTLEKEAKETIRQNSFYDPLTKLPNRSLITDRIKLSIEQSRQHHFRAAVLFIDLDHYKHINDDYGHYIGDQLLYQVSQRVLKQLRSEDTVARIGGDEFLVLLNSLPYDYTEAAREATEIAAGLIDIINSPFTIDGETVSVSASIGINVFSGEEDTLPATVIKRADIAMFQAKRTGRQHAELYHESFESSQHELLQMEKELRRGLEEKEFELYYQPKVAIDSEKIAQVEALIRWNHPEKGLVMPDAFIPYAEESGLIVKLGEWVMEESIKQIKQWQKSGAANAIERVSINVSSHQFNQPDFVDYVRALVAGNEIAPDMIELELTESAMIDNSLGAIDKVKALEAFGVHVALDDFGTGYSSLSYLKHLPVSVIKIDRSFITDLKHNENSMMIVKTIIAIAKSMELTVVAEGVETDEELEMLKTLGCDYYQGFLCEKALPAKKLEALISTRAGSLKTFPAEESPLQVTDTQDNQA